The DNA window aaaaggcaaatataattaaattaaaataaacacatttaaaagattGAGATAGAAATGTAAGCTAAAGCAATCTATCCATTATTTTGATGGAGAGTGAAGTCATGTGGGGTAGGTGGGTTTTGAGGGAGGTTTTAAAGGTGGGGAGAGACTCTATGGTACGGATGGATAGCGGGAGGGAGTTCCAAAGACGAGGAGCAGAATGGCTGAAGGCTCTAAACCCCATTGTGGTCAGGCGGGCAGAAGGAGTGGAAagcagtgaggaagaggaggatcagAGAGTTCGGGATGGAGTGTAGGGCTGAAGGAGTTGAGAGAGGTATGGAGGAGCAAGATTACAGAAGGCTTTGAAGGTGAGAAGAAGAATCTTAAAGTCAATAAGGTATTGGACAGGTGCAGTTGTTTAAGGAGTGGACTAATGTGTTCAGTTGCTGGGGTTCTGGTGATAATACGGGCAGCTGAGTTTTAGACCAATTGGAGTTTATGGATGGACTTGTAGGGTAAATCAGAGAGGAGGGAGTTACAATAATCAATACGGGAAGTGACAAGAACGTGGATGGGAGTAGCAGTGTTATCGGGTTTAAGTGATGGACGAAGGCGGTGTATGGTGCGTAAATGAAAATAAGCAGACCCGGGTGAGattattgatgtgtttttcaaaagAAAGTGATATCGAGGATGACACTGGGGCTCTTGACGTGAGTGGAAGAGGGGACTTTGGAATTGTCGAAGAAGAGTGACTAAATCTGAGTGATTAAACCTAAACgagaaatgttctttttttttttgggctcaGTGAACAGCACTTCACACGGAGACAAATCCAGCTGTCAGTCAAACAGCACTTTCTCGCTTATTGAGTGACGGCTGCTCTCTCTGGGTGCTGCGTGAGCTTTCGTTTTGAAGCCGTGGTAATACCTCAAGACACATTCATGTTTTTAGTATTTTGGGAACAATTAGAATGAGCTGGAAAAGCTGTTTTATGGTATGACACGCAGGTAACTGCTAACAAAACAATGGGGAGGAAGTATAATGTAGCAAATATTTCAAGACTCTAGCTCAAGACCTCTAAACACTGTCTTTACCAGATAGAATTTAGACTCAGAAACAAGGATAACTAAAGTTAGACTTCAAAGGAAAACTTGAGGGAACGACCAGTATTTTTCAAATTAGATCTTACTCAACAAACAACTCATAAACGAGCAAGCAGCACGAGCCTTTTAAAGCTTTCCAACTAAACTTGAATACATACATTcatgtaattttttatttttttttatgttctgtaaCACAAttgaactaaactaaacataaaGAGACAAATACTACTAGAAAGTAGCCCCCTGGATAAGCTACTGCAGCTAATAGGAAACTAGTTCCAGGGCACCTTTCTGGCTAACCAAACTAGTTGGACAGTGTTTGATATCAGCAACACACCTTTCCAGAAAAGCTGGTCGCTCCGGCAGTGGGGCGGGAGCAGAGCTCTGAGGGCTGTCAATCAGTGAGGATAGGCCACGCCCCTCTCGAGAGGCGAGGGGATCCAGTAAGGAGCTGGATGAGTAGGAGGAAGCGCGAGCTGCAAGCCGGGAGGAATGTGATGTGGCTTGAGCcaaggaggagctggaggacagAAGGGGACCCAGGAGTCCGGACGCCCGGCGCGGGGAGacggagaggggaggaggaggcagggCCACAGGGTAGGAGGATAGCGGAGGCACCagtgggaggggagaggaggagcgGGAGCCCGGCTGGGAGAAGGCGTGGTCTCTGGGTGGGATCTGAGGAGGCGTGTCTTCCTCGTCGTCCAGGGAGATGGAGCTGGAGCGCGCCTGCCGGTGGGTGGTGCGGCCGGGGGGGTTGCGCTTGGAGGGGCGCATCGGGGGGACAGGGCTGCGGGGGGGCAACACCGGCCGGTCCTCGAAGCAGCAGGCGaaggaggagctggaggtgggggagggaggaggcagGCAGATCTGTCGGTGAGGGCCCAACGGAGCCAGGGGCatagggaggggggaggaggggagggagcgGCCCGTTGCCATGGGAACCTGCAGCTTCACCATCACCTACAcccacaaagacagacagaaatattgGCATgagtctgtttgtgtttatctTCACAGATAGAGAGAAGAAACTGAAACTACGTGTTCATTATTACTTTCTCCACCTCTCTCTGCAGTTCTTGGAAGATGTCAGCGGACTGTGACTCGCTCCTGCCCGCCATGGCGGCGCTGGGCGAGGCGGCGGTCTCCTCAGTAAATCCCCTGTTGATAGACCGCACCTCGTGGTCCTCTGATTGGTCCTCGAGCTCCGTAGCAACCTCGTCGTAAGCTGGCTGAGGGAGAGGCCAGTCCAGGATGGATGGAGTGTCCTGGGGATGAGAAAGATGGACATTGGAGAAGCTGAGAAAAAGTTATCAATAGAAAGTAGAGTCTCACAAGCAGGGTTAGGCGTCATATAATATAGTAGCGTCTTCCACAACTGCACAGGATATggaaagtagtagtagtagtggaaCGCATATTAGTATAAACATGATATttctatacatatataaaaatatataatcttATGTTATTGCTGTCCACATTTCTGCTGTTCATGAACAGGCCATCCGATAGTTGTTGACATATTTCAATCTAgatcaaagtggtggactaACATTGGCATCCATAACAGTGTAAAAGCCCTACCAAAATAATCCCCCGTCTCTAATATTATACACAATCCTAATACATAGCCACTAAGATGGAAAGTGCATCTCCATATGCTTCACAGAAGGCAAACGTAGACCTTTTCATGTTGTTAACACATATGAACAAACTCTAGCTTTGACATAATCAAAGATTTAAGAGGAAAAATGACTGTGAACCCAAAGCAAACCACTAAAGCATTGATGCAATGTGCACATGATCAATCAATGAGCACAAATCCATCACACTGCACCCGCCTTGGGCTCTTCCGAGGATAAGAGACATTTCTTAGCCAAAGGCTGGACCACCTCCTTCTCAGAAGACCAAAGTGTGGTCAGACAGTGTGAGGTGGTCATTGCTCTTTGACCGGATATAATGTAATGCTGGAGCGCAAGTGcttgaatctgtgtgtgttgccatgCGACGGGAGAATGAAAGGAGCAGGTGAAATCATCAGATCtgggaaaacatataaatataaaatattattttttccttttattacTGCTCTGCATGATTATAAAGGATTTTAACTTGCAACTTTTTCAAATTTAatcttatataataatatatatatatatatatatatatatatatatagtccaaAACTAAATGAACAAGCTTTAGCCTACTATGTTTAATTGCTTACATATGCCCTtccatcatcgtcatcatcatcacataagtagtagggctgcacgatatgaggaaaatatctaattgcgattattttgactgatatggcgattgcgatatgattcacgatattggagggaatgatcgttttttgtatcattattctcattttcatttaaaattattaacattgaaagaaattaaaatgattatagtgtgatttttgcgagggtCTGTACCAAAccaagatttttttcttcagtctgtaggatgggatttgtaggccgggacgtctctgcagcaccacaatacttcattcagaatggtctgacacatattttgccattaacaaatattgcgctccccctgcgatttggatattgcactagtccatattgcaatTTCGATACAATTAAgaataattgtgcagccctattaagTAGAGTTTACCCTTCTTAAGTCTTAAAAAGTTATAGCAAAGTATTCTCACTCCAACTACTTTCAATCTCTATCAGCACCTTTAGTGTGTCCTCGTCCGGCTGCCACGCCTCATTGAGCGGAGATGGCGTGGTCGAGCTGAAGCTGTCATCAGTGAAGTCGATAAGCGACACCTCGCTTTTGGCCGGGCGCACGCCGGACCCCTCCCACGGTCGGAGCTTCAGCCCCAGGGACACTCCCAGTCTCTTGAGCCCCAACGACGCGCTGGTGGTGTCGTCTTCGTCGTAGTCGTCCATCACGCAGTCGTAGAACGGCTCTGGACACACGCGTGCAAACGCCAGAGTCAGGACACAGAAGCATGTATTTAAAGGACCGATTGTAGACTACAGACAGCACGGGGGATGAAGAGAAACACTTACTCTTCAGCAGAACGGCAGGTTGGGGCGGCCGAGGAGGAGGTTGCTCTGATAAAGAGAGTTTTAGGCATTTAATTTACATTCACATAAAATACTCTAAATGAGTTTTCTACATGATCTCTATTATAAGCTGGTTAAAGAGAATGACATGGTCAAACACTGTATAACAAAAGCCATATATGTCAAGtatatgcagtggtggaagaaatattcagatcctttactaagTAAAATTACTGATACAACACTGtgaaaagtcctgcattcaaacccttacttaaagtgctgatattatgctttttggcctttattgtgttatatatcttgtttgtgcatgttataggtttacaaagtgaaaaagcccaaagtccaccccaaagggacttaccatctccaacagaaaacactgttcacaaactgctccaaacagctctattgtagtccagcctttacttccgtgacaaacgtgcgtcactacGTGACCCATGTtgtaatgctcgcctagctgctagcatggcacgccctcatactctgcttctgactggctagtagtccttacctaggtactgcgcatgtgcaactcccaacaaagattgaacagaagtgagaggtctcactctgtagctaaaacagagagctcaacacacagggtgacaagaggagctgcagcaatgtgcagtacaacaaaaatatggtgtttttttaataattaaaccatgtaaacctattctgatataacctttaaatacaattatgaacctgaaaatgagcataatatgagcactttaactaaaagtatgaaagtattatcagcaaaatgtacttttagtATCAAAACTAAAAGTATTCATTGTGCAGTCAATCAGTCCGAAAAATTCAAATTCTAAATCACCAAgtctggagatacatggttttcactggactgGAAGGGTATGACAAACtgtaatctgcaaagtaactaaagctgtcagacaaacgtagtggagtagaagttaCTGTGGCTCAGCGGTAGAGCGGTCGCCTGCCAATCAGAAGGTTGGTAGTTGGATCCCTGGGCCCTCTagtcccatgtcaaagtgtccttgggcaagacactgaaccccaagttgccccCCGATGCTTTGCCATCggtttgtaaatgtgtgtgaatgtttatctgatgagcaggtgccaccttgtacggcagcctcggccaccagtgtgtgaatatgtgaatGCTTcctatgtaaaagtgctttgatTATCATTAAGACtggaaaagcgctatataaatccatttacatttaaaatgggaatacttaagtaaagtacaattaCCTCAAATGTGGACTAAAGTACAGTAATTAGTTACAATAAAACCACGGAGTGTATGTGTTCGGTGTTTAAAGTTTTGCATGAATTTACTTTTGGAACGGTTGGGGAGTTTGGTCGGCCTCGCGGTGCCCGAGTCCATCCCAAGGATATCCGGAGGGTCCATGGGGTTCCCCAAATACAGACTGAAAGGGAGTacacaaaaaaatcagatttaaaTTAAGCTAAGGCTGTGAATTCATTCAGCATTAGTtgaagaacatgtttacataatGGCTAAGTAACAACTGAACCTACTATTTCTTTACCACCTGTCCTTGCTATTTGCTACAGCCATTAAATAAGATTTGTTATAGAGTTGAACACACTGCTGTAATCCCTGCcagtaaaaatgttgatttgaGTGAGGCTTTTTCTATTCTGGCAGCAGCTGTGAGATGCTCTGGATTTCTAATAAAAGCTCAACAAGTACATCATCTGTTGGTGAACTGATGCGCTGCTGCACTCCAGTGGAGAGTTACAGTACAAGCAGTGCTACAAAAAGCACATGGTTCAAGCTTCATAGCATATAACTTAGTGCTAACTGTTTGCAGTTTCTTATCCTCCACAAAGGCAAATCTAGATTTACATAATCTAGATCAGTGGTGTAAAATGAATCTGAGGGGGCAAAAGATGATTAAAGGAATAAGAAAGTAACAATGGATTACTTTTACACAACATTATATTAATGGATTAACTTTTTCTACATTGCCTTTTTCTTGTAAAATATTGGGTACAGGCTCTTCAAGCCTCTGAAAGCCTCCTTCAAAGACAACAATCTGAGAACCAGAATAAAAATGTGGAAAGTAacacagataatctgcaaatagCTGTGATCATACGGGTTCCGTATGCAACACACAGATTCAGAAAAAGATTTATTGCCAGGTAAGTAGCACTCACTAGGAATTTGCGTTGGTTAATGGCGCATACACAAAAACGTATTTAAACAATAATATGAAATAAGCAAAcaataaacacagaaaaaaaataacacatacatataactatttaaaaagaaaaaaaagagtctgtTTGGCTTTAGTGCAAAAATGTTGACAGATGTGCAAAAAAAGTTCAGGATATATATTTCAGTTGATACTGAAGATGTTATTAGTTAAACATATAGAGGGAGGGAGctctgcatttttattttgttattatgaAGAACAGTTCAATagcgtttttttccccaactaGTGTTCATGAACTGTTCATCATCATTTCccttttctgctaaagcccaaaacgttctcctaagcccctccccccacgagggagaatgaatacgtgagcatgagcagtgattgacacgcagttagaccccccccctggccctgattggtgcatcggAACAGGGAGCgttggatttttgcaaatcacactacaggctgtaggtggtgccagaggagccggatttcttttttttttttttttttttattacctgcttcaagtagttctactggaacatagggtcagttttagcaaatatgacaggaagttagttttataaggcttacctgcTGCCTTTAATTATTGAGTGTTATTAACCTGTCTATGCGATCAGCGTGTCCCCAGCTCCTGTCAGGGTCTGTGTCTCCGTGTCCAGTGTGGATGAAGGAGTGTTTGAGCGGCCGGCTGATGTCGTGGGCGGACAGACCGGCGACTGACGTCACCACGTGGCGTGGAAACTGGCCGACTCGCAGCGTCCCCTTGTTCTGACCTCGCCACCAGTAGTGCTCCGCcctggaaaaacacacacacgcacacgcgcacacacatatgAAGATAATAAGGAAACTACCTTCTACTCTGTTTACCCCACCACATGTGACTGCTCTTCTGATTTGTATTATCTTTATCCTCATTTTCAACATCATTTAACAATAATGGGACTTTTTCCTGCAACAAATGATGATGCAACAAATTGTCCCTAGGTGCTTTTCATTATGCTAACGTGTCTCCTCACTTTCCTCACCCGTGTCTTAGCCCCTCCCAGCGAGGATTTGAGAGAGCGATGCGAAGGAGCCGAAGCTGCTAAATAAGAAATCCTTGGTTGCATAGCGTCAGTCTTAAGTGACGTCAGTTACTTAtgatgtagtctatatcgacgacgtgtCGCTGGAAAATCTTTTCTggccgctttctttgtgttggtattgTAAACTCCGGTGGctttatgaggactgtggttaactgctcctcagatctctgcagggtaaatccagacagctagctagactatctgtccaatctgagttttctgttgcacgactaaaacaactattGAACatacaaaacaagttccttcccgaggctattttgcagaggcaccgctgCTCCGTCGggcgcttagccccgcccacaacgaTTGTGACTGATTTAAAGAATTGACaaaaaaccagagcatgtttcactcccatcccggaatgctgtgtggactagccagaccctcgtccgcagcgctgtggaggaaggtctgacaatgcgagactacttatGAAGTGCTGCGTCAAACTGGGTGCCACATGTGGAGGTGCGGCATTtgtcatcacgtcacttcacaCAGGATACACCTGCCTTTCCTCGCTCTAAGCTCCTTCAGAAGCCACCTCGCTCCTAGTTCCTTCTTTAAGGGATCGGAAGACCCTCCATGATGGCGGAGGGGGAGCGATTTTCGTGTCACGCGAGTAGAGAGGATGCGAGGAAGCATAAGTTAGCATAATGAAAAGCACTGTGTGTCACATGAATACACAGAAGCCACAATAATTCTATAACGAGCTAGTAACAGGACAGCAATTCCAGCAATTTTCCACAACGCAAGGAATCCAATGACAACAAAAGATGCATTTGTTGTCTTGTAGGAAGGACCTTCATTCCAAGTTAAGTCGCACACAAGCATGACTTTCAAAAACCAGTCATTTAGGAAAAAATGCTGCTTTGTGTACAAGAAGGGAATGGCATTCTCCCAGGGTACCTGCATGTGTTGTATAACAAACTGACCTTCCCTCTATGATGGTCATGACATCGTTCATTTTAATCTGGAGTTTGTCTTCTTCCTCATAGTCCTGCAGCGCTTTCATATCCGTCGGCATGgtctgcagaacacacacacacacacacacacacacacacacacacacacacacacactgtttaggCAAACAGCTACACGAGTCTGAGGATTTATTACTGTCATCAGCAGGATCTAAAGAGAAAAACACTCGTGTCATTTTGTACAATGGTGATTTATTTCTTTCCACTtgctttccatttattttcctttgtttGCCCGGTGCATTCCTTTGGAGCTGCGAGAACACATTTGGTGGTAAATGGGACTATGTCAAATGAAATTTCTTTGACAGACACAATTTTAATATTTCTTTTCATCAGTTCCAACAACGAAATCTCTTATTTGAAATCTCAACAATTTAATAGAGGTATTTCTGTGGTGTTTACGAGTGGAAACTGATTTAGTTTGTGTTTAAATACACAGTAATGTCACCTTGTTATTCTCAGAAGCCAACCCTTTCTCATCTGCTAACCACAAAAACAATATGCTTATTGCAGTCCATACTAAATTGTTCTTGCTGATGCTTCTTAAACTGCAATTAAAAATAATCTGGTACCacctcaaaagaaaaatgttggtGTTTTTCAACCTGGGTCTTACAATATTCTCATAGTTGTATACACATAAATAATGTTTCTCTTAGTCCAAGCATAAGTAAACACAGAAATTACCCACACTATATTAGCTATGttttgctagctagctattaCTTTATGGGAGAACTAGCAGCTACCTAGATGTTTGAAATTATTTATGTAAAATTGAGTTTATCTAGGAAACTATAGGAGGCTCATGCTGCTTGGCCAAATATTAAgtactatacttaagtacaaatttgaggtacttgtactttacttgagtgtttccattttaagctactttatacttcaactGTACTACATTTCAGGGagtaatattgtactttttactcctctacattatCTACCTTTAGGTACTTTTCAGATTCAAATTGTACAGAGAAAACCTACGAGTTTCTAAAATGATTTGTTGTTTAGGGATAACTTGCCAAATAGTAGCACCACCTCGACCGGCTACCACATTAAAAGTAATGTTATATAGTAAGATAGTAAAAATAATCTGATCATATCGTATATGATACGGTAGCATTACAATGACAGGGGCCATTCGGCTGcctaatgagtacttttacttttgacttactttttttgttgctaatacttacttttacttaattgaaattttaaatgcagaacttttacttgtaacagagtattttatagtgaggtattagtacttttagtaAGTAAGGGATTTTAAttattcttccaccactgcagaatGGCTGTAATTTTGAGAAAGGAATTTCCTTCTAAGCTAAGTTTTCAGAGATAAaccacatttctgaatgcaCCTGATTAGATCACCTTaacctttaaaggtcccatggcatgataatttcactttatgagttgacattaatatgagttcccccagtctgcctatggtcccccagtggctagaaagggcgataggtgtaaaccgagccctgggtatcctgctctgcctttgagaaaatgaaagctcagatgggctaaTATGGAATCTTCCCCTTATGGAgttacctcccctttccccgcccagagaatttggcccacccatgagaaagagagggacatcatggcttgcaaacgagcatggcagttggtcaaggccacacccccccctctctcctcctcaatagcatttaaagctacagacacagaaatagcacatactaaggaaagctcattgtgggactggctctagtggctgtaattctgcaccaaggctgaatttcaggaaagagacttcagatacagtattaggggaccactaaggcctatataaaagcatccaaaaagcagcatgtcataggacctttaaatgtgCTGTACCCCATTAACACTGACATCACAATAACATGTCTGCTGTCTCTCTTATGGTTTACACGATCTGTTATTCCTCCTGTGCTACCTCGAGCAGGAAGTCTCGGAGGGCGATGAAGGTGGGTCTGTCCTCAGGTTTGGGGCTCCAGCACTGCAGCATGACGTTGTAAATATCCTGGGGACAATCGTCTGGTTTGCACAGCCTTTCGGCGTCCACGTCCACCTTGTGGAGGAtctgcaaacacagacacataaataACTGAATGCTGAAGGATCATTATTAcctggggattttttttaaatactaataTTAAGCTGCAATTGTTTTGTGGGTTAAGCATTTTTCAGAAAACATCATATGCAAGAATAGATTTGTTTTATTCAAAACATGAATTTCTTCCTCCCTGAACTTTTACGGCAAACTAGAAAAGATGTGCGTGTGCATAAGCACGCACCTGGCTCCCGTTAAGGCCCAGCCACGGCTCCTGTCCGTGGCTGAACATCTCCCATAGAGTGACCCCAAACATCCAGGTATCAGACGCGTGAGAGAAAGTACGAGACTTGAGAGACTCTGGAGCACACCTGGAGAGGGACACGGATACAgtgaaaaagacagacagaggaaaaaAGTCAGAGGGAAAGAACAACTGTGGAGAGCAACACCAGAactgttttcaaaataacatCGTTTAGCGCAACCAGGATGCTTTTCTCACCACGGGAAAGGGATTTTGTGGCCTTCCTCCATGATGTATTGGTCGGTGTGTGTTGGCAGTGCTCTCATTAGGCCAAAGTCTCCGATCTTCACCGTTTCGTTGGTGGACAGCAGGACATTGCGGGCCGCCAGGTCCCTGTGGAGGAAACGTCTCTGCTCCAGGTAGGCCATGCCACACGCCACCTACACACCCACAGAGTCAGAAAGAGACAGTGCTACTTTAATGTAGCAGTAATATTCATCCAGAAACATCATATATAATAGTGAAACACTGGCAGGGAACATTTTAATGcggaatacttttacttttcatacttAAGGTAAATGTTACTGATACTGATTTTACTTAacttgaatgcaggacttttacttttagtggagtattttcacagtgtggtattagtctcacattgccagaccctcctccaaggGCGATgagggagggtctggctactccacatagcattcggggatgggaggaatacatgctctggtttaatggcatttttttaaaaccaatcacaatcatcttgggcggtgctaagcaccaggAAAAGCAGCGGTGCTGgtgtaaaatagcctcggaaggaacttgttttgttggaacgtgtacgttcaaaagttgttttagtcgtgcaacagaaaactcagattggacagatagtctagctagctgtctggatttaccaagggggtaagcgtctcctcacaacccgaacctcctatggcgccattttgatgctaacaagcactcacccccccgttagcattccattgactacCATTCATTtagacgtcactttgacagcgaataactttacatctaaagcgtttaaagactctatttgtccattgtttatttctaaaaaacacgacaatgtataaaaggctccattaccttgtatctcacgttatggctccgtagcagacgtttttgtaaaaataggctaacgattgtgtcataaccacgcgacttactgtcgcatagtagaggaattaccgtacagtacaggagaagctcgcagacagtttcgacttacattagctgtttacgtttaattactaatgttaactatcattttagttagcaataattagcctgtgcctatgttatctccttacatatacctacgctctccgtctctgcaagattgggaatgattgaaatttctcttggcacagctaccagaagacttccaactttcagacaggttgctcacgtcacatttacctcgtctctctcagttggaggctgcgcagtaacggtgctcggcgctcaccggaaaagtgcttctgatatccttcactggtctgcgtccagagcaacgggatctgttggtccattcttatatactgtctatgggatttaccctgcagagatctgaggagcagttaaccatagtcctcagaaatccaccggagtttaaaatgccaacacaaaggaagcccaaggtaacaggtatccggcctaaatgagtgaaattcgGCGGattttccgtcggcaacggagcaatcccggaagtggaacgtcaaggatatagactagtgtggTACTAGTACCCATACTTAAATTACTTTAAGTTTGTTGGGAATAAACCATCTATAGAATAAACCAGCCATACATCTCCAGGCAGTGCATCAAATATCTGATGGAATTAGGGGTTTATCACGCTCAGTTTTATCATTTTGGtgttaactagggctgcacaatatattgttttttttatcgtcatcgcaatatcaaatctggcgcaatatacacattGCAAAAggttgcgacatatcgcgatagacacaaacatatatacataaacaatagattttttttggtgttagttgaaagaaaattatcagtagaaaaccgcacaattctttttttagtggcgccttttatattcaattcaatgttcaatttgtttaataaaagaatgttggaattattttttttttttaattcagcaaTGGTtggtttatttatcgcaagtaatatcgttatcgcggtATTCAACAACGTTTtcgcatattgcatattttcctcatatcgtgcagcccgaGTGTTAACTGACCTGCACAGCGTAGTTACACAGAGAGGAGATGAGGATGTG is part of the Sander vitreus isolate 19-12246 chromosome 22, sanVit1, whole genome shotgun sequence genome and encodes:
- the tnk2a gene encoding activated CDC42 kinase 1 isoform X2 yields the protein MQCEEGTDWLLELLTDVQLQQYFLRLRDELNVTRLSHFDYVKNEDLEKIGMGRPGQRRLWEAVKRRRALYKRKSWMSKVFPVKRPDGDPQQPLPQGASSSAGPAYSESGASLTCLLRESELQLFERLGDGTFGVVRRGEWTGPNGRMLSVAVKCLKAGVLDSDGLDDFIREVNAMHSLSHVNLIRLYGIVLTQPMKMVVELAPLGSLLDRLRKRQGHILISSLCNYAVQVACGMAYLEQRRFLHRDLAARNVLLSTNETVKIGDFGLMRALPTHTDQYIMEEGHKIPFPWCAPESLKSRTFSHASDTWMFGVTLWEMFSHGQEPWLGLNGSQILHKVDVDAERLCKPDDCPQDIYNVMLQCWSPKPEDRPTFIALRDFLLETMPTDMKALQDYEEEDKLQIKMNDVMTIIEGRAEHYWWRGQNKGTLRVGQFPRHVVTSVAGLSAHDISRPLKHSFIHTGHGDTDPDRSWGHADRIDSLYLGNPMDPPDILGMDSGTARPTKLPNRSKKQPPPRPPQPAVLLKKPFYDCVMDDYDEDDTTSASLGLKRLGVSLGLKLRPWEGSGVRPAKSEVSLIDFTDDSFSSTTPSPLNEAWQPDEDTLKDTPSILDWPLPQPAYDEVATELEDQSEDHEVRSINRGFTEETAASPSAAMAGRSESQSADIFQELQREVMVKLQVPMATGRSLPSSPLPMPLAPLGPHRQICLPPPSPTSSSSFACCFEDRPVLPPRSPVPPMRPSKRNPPGRTTHRQARSSSISLDDEEDTPPQIPPRDHAFSQPGSRSSSPLPLVPPLSSYPVALPPPPLSVSPRRASGLLGPLLSSSSSLAQATSHSSRLAARASSYSSSSLLDPLASREGRGLSSLIDSPQSSAPAPLPERPAFLERYGAANMAAVKPMIQHPGGAKPNSSYNNNNGRSAAPSMQQEQSVTQVQGAVHGVTLEECQAALQSHNWSIPQAVNHLKVEQLFRLGLRSRAECEELLQRCQMNLEQASTLMLDTYGPHRNKAEGNCRDA
- the tnk2a gene encoding activated CDC42 kinase 1 isoform X3 produces the protein MQCEEGTDWLLELLTDVQLQQYFLRLRDELNVTRLSHFDYVKNEDLEKIGMGRPGQRRLWEAVKRRRALYKRKSWMSKVFPVKRPDGDPQQPLPQGASSSAGPAYSESGASLTCLLRESELQLFERLGDGTFGVVRRGEWTGPNGRMLSVAVKCLKAGVLDSDGLDDFIREVNAMHSLSHVNLIRLYGIVLTQPMKMVVELAPLGSLLDRLRKRQGHILISSLCNYAVQVACGMAYLEQRRFLHRDLAARNVLLSTNETVKIGDFGLMRALPTHTDQYIMEEGHKIPFPWCAPESLKSRTFSHASDTWMFGVTLWEMFSHGQEPWLGLNGSQILHKVDVDAERLCKPDDCPQDIYNVMLQCWSPKPEDRPTFIALRDFLLETMPTDMKALQDYEEEDKLQIKMNDVMTIIEGRAEHYWWRGQNKGTLRVGQFPRHVVTSVAGLSAHDISRPLKHSFIHTGHGDTDPDRSWGHADRIDSLYLGNPMDPPDILGMDSGTARPTKLPNRSKKQPPPRPPQPAVLLKKPFYDCVMDDYDEDDTTSASLGLKRLGVSLGLKLRPWEGSGVRPAKSEVSLIDFTDDSFSSTTPSPLNEAWQPDEDTLKDTPSILDWPLPQPAYDEVATELEDQSEDHEVRSINRGFTEETAASPSAAMAGRSESQSADIFQELQREVEKVMVKLQVPMATGRSLPSSPLPMPLAPLGPHRQICLPPPSPTSSSSFACCFEDRPVLPPRSPVPPMRPSKRNPPGRTTHRQARSSSISLDDEEDTPPQIPPRDHAFSQPGSRSSSPLPLVPPLSSYPVALPPPPLSVSPRRASGLLGPLLSSSSSLAQATSHSSRLAARASSYSSSSLLDPLASREGRGLSSLIDSPQSSAPAPLPERPAFLERYGAANMAAVKPMIQHPGGAKPNSSYNNNNGRSAAPSMQQEQSVTQVQGAVHGVTLEECQAALQSHNWSIPQAVNHLKVEQLFRLGLRSRAECEELLQRCQMNLEQASTLMLDTYGPHRNKK